In Snodgrassella alvi wkB2, the DNA window TCCGAAGATAAAAATTTCTGATTCCGTATTAAGAGCACATGAAATCAGTCCGGAAATTGTTCGCCGCTGGTTTAAAAAAAATTATGGAATTACTTTTCAGGCATATCAGAGAATGTACCGAATTAATCAGGCATATCAGGAATTGAAAACCGGTAAAAAAATAATAGATGTCGCTTTCGATAATGGTTATGGATCATTAAGCGGCTTTGGCTATATCTATAAAAAAATTGCTAAAAACTCACCATCCAGCCATTTAAACAACAATATCATACTTATTAACCGGCTGACCACGCCTATAGGTCCGATGTTTGTCTGCGCCACGCAACAGGGAGTCTGTTTGCTGGAATTTGTCGACCGGCGGATGTTAGAAACAGAGTTTAAACAATTACAGCAATTACTGAATGCCACAATTATTTTTGGTGAAAATGAACATATCATTCAGACCAGAATTCAAATTAAGGAATATTTTGAAGGAAAACGAAAATATTTTTCTATTCCACTACATACTCCCGGCACTGATTTTCAACAGGCAGTCTGGAATTGTCTCAAACAGATCCCCTACGGAGAACTCACCACCTATAAACAACAGGCAGAAAAACTGCATAATCCTCAGGCTGTCCGGGCGGTAGCCAATGCCAATGGTTTCAATCGTATTGCTATTATTATCCCCTGTCACAGAGTAATCGGCTCCAATGGTAAATTAACCGGCTACGGCGGAGGGCTGGAACGTAAAAAATGGCTGATTGACCATGAAAAAAGTAATCTTAAATCATAAAATTGTTTACACATCAGGCTAATAAAACCAGTAATGCGATTTGAGCGTCAGCATAATGATGATTTACCGTTTATCTGCCTGTAACACAAAAAAACAAGTAAACATCATTCTGAAAATATTTTTTAAATAAACGCTTCAAAACCTGATGCATATTTTGTCGGTATAA includes these proteins:
- a CDS encoding bifunctional transcriptional activator/DNA repair enzyme AdaA: MPVTEINEIKKYYQALLTKDQSYVGIFYAGVKTTSIFCIATCRAKKPKLENTEFFYTVKEALNAGYRPCKICRPTENANEAPEQIINAIKMITQNPKIKISDSVLRAHEISPEIVRRWFKKNYGITFQAYQRMYRINQAYQELKTGKKIIDVAFDNGYGSLSGFGYIYKKIAKNSPSSHLNNNIILINRLTTPIGPMFVCATQQGVCLLEFVDRRMLETEFKQLQQLLNATIIFGENEHIIQTRIQIKEYFEGKRKYFSIPLHTPGTDFQQAVWNCLKQIPYGELTTYKQQAEKLHNPQAVRAVANANGFNRIAIIIPCHRVIGSNGKLTGYGGGLERKKWLIDHEKSNLKS